In a genomic window of Streptomyces roseoviridis:
- a CDS encoding anti-sigma factor, producing the protein MKHHATDAHTLVAAYALGALDDDERKDFDAHLQACEACRQEAAEFQATTARLAAAVAQPPPPAAKAQVMAAIDGVRQLPPRIPSASAAPAIGGILRRRAVPLALAASVAAAALGGVAVWQTQNGNDLEQQARQAQQRLDEVSAVLAAPDARTVHGKAVNGALTTVVSSQQRNKAVFTAGNLPAPGAGKTYQLWLDHDGTMRPAGLIQGDGTIVLSGDPADAGAVGLTLEPAGGSPQPTTAPLLLMNLPA; encoded by the coding sequence ATGAAACACCACGCCACCGACGCCCACACCCTCGTCGCCGCCTACGCCCTGGGCGCCCTCGACGATGACGAACGCAAGGACTTCGACGCCCACCTCCAGGCGTGCGAGGCATGCCGGCAGGAAGCCGCCGAGTTCCAGGCGACCACGGCACGCCTGGCGGCAGCGGTCGCCCAGCCGCCGCCCCCCGCAGCCAAGGCACAGGTCATGGCCGCCATCGACGGCGTGCGTCAGCTGCCCCCGCGCATCCCCTCCGCAAGTGCGGCGCCCGCCATCGGCGGCATCCTGCGCCGCCGGGCCGTTCCCCTGGCGCTGGCCGCCAGCGTGGCCGCGGCCGCACTGGGCGGCGTAGCGGTGTGGCAGACGCAGAACGGGAACGACCTCGAACAGCAGGCCCGCCAGGCCCAGCAGCGGCTGGACGAGGTCAGCGCCGTACTGGCCGCCCCGGACGCCCGCACCGTCCACGGCAAGGCCGTCAACGGAGCCCTGACCACCGTCGTCTCCTCCCAGCAGCGGAACAAGGCCGTCTTCACCGCCGGAAACCTGCCCGCCCCCGGTGCAGGGAAGACCTACCAGCTGTGGCTCGACCACGACGGCACCATGCGCCCGGCCGGACTCATCCAAGGCGACGGCACCATCGTCCTGTCCGGCGACCCCGCCGACGCGGGCGCCGTCGGCCTCACCCTCGAACCCGCCGGAGGCTCCCCCCAGCCCACCACCGCCCCCCTTCTCCTGATGAACCTGCCCGCCTGA
- a CDS encoding organic hydroperoxide resistance protein — MDAIYTAVATANGREGRAVSSDGHIDLPLAHPAALGGNGQGTNPEQLFAAGYAACFASAMGVVARQEKIDISDASVTAEVSIGKDPADGGFGLAVVMRAEFPDHLQGEAGAALLEKTHAFCPYSKATRGNIKVELVVE; from the coding sequence ATGGACGCGATCTACACCGCAGTCGCCACCGCCAACGGCCGCGAGGGCCGCGCCGTCAGCTCCGACGGCCACATCGACCTCCCCCTCGCCCACCCCGCGGCGCTCGGCGGCAACGGCCAGGGCACCAACCCCGAGCAGCTCTTCGCCGCCGGCTACGCCGCCTGCTTCGCCAGCGCCATGGGAGTGGTGGCCCGCCAGGAGAAGATCGACATCTCGGACGCGTCCGTCACCGCCGAGGTCTCCATCGGCAAGGACCCCGCCGACGGCGGCTTCGGCCTCGCCGTCGTCATGCGCGCCGAGTTCCCCGACCACCTGCAGGGCGAGGCGGGCGCCGCGCTGCTGGAGAAGACCCACGCCTTCTGCCCGTACTCGAAGGCGACCCGCGGCAACATCAAGGTCGAGCTCGTCGTCGAGTAG
- a CDS encoding GNAT family N-acetyltransferase: protein MPDITLRRATADDSKRLTRLVRTSSAYAGAYAPMVAGYQVGGSYIEHHPVYVAVGADGRVLGFYALLLDEAELDLAFVADEAQGLGIGRMLVEHMIGQGRAAGLDSIRVVAHPPAEEFYLRTGARRTGTVRPTGRIHWERPELRYDLTGDAPSSPDPGTDSGSDPGTDSGSGTASGSGTASGSGTASGSGTGSGPRTATAPGTAARPHRRTPADAA, encoded by the coding sequence ATGCCCGACATCACCCTCCGGCGCGCCACCGCCGACGACTCGAAGCGGCTGACCCGGCTCGTGCGGACCTCCTCCGCCTACGCCGGCGCGTACGCCCCCATGGTCGCCGGCTACCAGGTGGGCGGCTCGTACATCGAGCACCATCCCGTCTACGTCGCCGTCGGCGCCGACGGGCGGGTCCTCGGCTTCTACGCCCTGCTCCTCGACGAGGCCGAGCTCGACCTCGCCTTCGTCGCCGACGAGGCCCAGGGCCTGGGGATCGGCCGGATGCTCGTCGAGCACATGATCGGCCAGGGCCGCGCCGCCGGACTCGACTCCATACGGGTCGTCGCCCATCCGCCCGCCGAGGAGTTCTACCTGCGCACCGGCGCCCGCCGCACCGGCACCGTCCGGCCCACCGGGCGCATCCACTGGGAACGCCCGGAGCTGCGCTACGACCTCACGGGCGACGCCCCCAGCAGCCCCGACCCCGGCACCGACTCCGGCTCCGACCCCGGCACCGACTCCGGCTCCGGCACCGCCTCCGGCTCCGGCACCGCCTCCGGCTCCGGCACCGCCTCCGGCTCCGGCACCGGCTCCGGCCCCCGTACCGCCACGGCCCCCGGCACCGCCGCCCGCCCCCACCGCCGCACCCCGGCCGACGCCGCGTGA
- a CDS encoding chaplin: MVRVRHGLAVALAAGTVVVGGASMASADAGAQGVAAHSPGVGSGNLVQVPVHIPVNACGNTVSVIGLLNPSFGNTCINA, translated from the coding sequence ATGGTTCGTGTGCGACACGGTCTGGCGGTGGCCCTGGCGGCCGGCACGGTGGTCGTCGGCGGCGCGTCGATGGCATCGGCCGATGCCGGTGCGCAGGGGGTGGCCGCCCACTCGCCCGGAGTGGGCTCTGGCAACCTCGTTCAGGTTCCCGTCCACATCCCGGTCAACGCGTGCGGCAACACCGTCAGCGTGATCGGGCTGCTGAACCCGTCCTTCGGTAACACCTGTATCAACGCCTGA
- a CDS encoding phosphocholine-specific phospholipase C has product MAELNRRRFLQLAGGAAAFTMLSDSIARAAAIPAQGTTGTIQDIEHIVVLMQENRSFDHYFGAMKGVRGFGDPRPVTLPSGKSVWHQSDGRTETLPFRPPSDDLGMEFLQGLNHDWAGGQRAFNKGAYDQWVPAKTKATMAYLTRQDIPFHYALADAFTICDAYHCSFIGSTDPNRYYMWTGHTGNDGTGGGPVLNNAEAGYGWTTYPERLEAAGVSWKIYQDIGDGLDAAGHWGWINDAYRGNYGDNSLLYFNTYRSAQPGNPLYDKARTGTNAKAGEGFFDRLRADVQAGALPQISWIAAPEAFTEHSNWPSNYGAWYIAQVLDALTSNPDVWARTALFITYDENDGFFDHVVPPYVPASASQGLSTVPTALDYFPGKTGYVAGPYGLGPRVPMLVVSPWSKGGYTCSETFDHTSIIRFMERRFGVLEPQISPWRRAVCGDLTSAFDFTRTDPQAAPLPPTDGYYPPDRERHPDFLATAPAVGTMPRQERGTKPTRPLKYAPYVDGAADTTAGTYRLTFSGGPSAGAQFYVTSANRTDAPWTYTTEAAKSLSDTWNTKYSKGLTDLTVHGPNGFLRRFRSPGKTPLPEVRARHDATTGNLTLTFTNPGTTTTVTLTNAYAGGPTTLTLPKGTTVTHTLDLTASARWYDVTLTTPSSADYLRRLAGHVETGAAGVSDPGILTY; this is encoded by the coding sequence ATGGCCGAACTGAATCGTCGCCGGTTCCTTCAACTGGCGGGCGGCGCCGCCGCGTTCACCATGCTGTCCGACAGCATCGCCCGCGCCGCCGCCATCCCGGCGCAGGGCACGACGGGCACGATCCAGGACATCGAGCACATCGTGGTCCTGATGCAGGAGAATCGTTCCTTCGACCACTATTTCGGGGCGATGAAGGGCGTACGGGGCTTCGGCGACCCGCGCCCGGTCACACTCCCCAGCGGCAAGTCCGTCTGGCACCAGTCCGACGGCAGGACCGAGACCCTGCCCTTCCGGCCGCCGAGCGACGACCTCGGCATGGAGTTCCTCCAGGGCCTCAACCACGACTGGGCGGGCGGCCAGCGGGCCTTCAACAAGGGCGCGTACGACCAGTGGGTGCCCGCCAAGACCAAGGCCACCATGGCCTACCTCACGCGCCAGGACATCCCGTTCCACTACGCGCTCGCCGACGCGTTCACGATCTGCGACGCGTACCACTGCTCGTTCATCGGCTCGACCGACCCGAACCGCTACTACATGTGGACCGGGCACACCGGCAACGACGGCACCGGCGGCGGCCCGGTCCTCAACAACGCCGAGGCGGGCTACGGCTGGACCACCTACCCCGAGCGCCTGGAGGCGGCCGGCGTCTCGTGGAAGATCTACCAGGACATAGGCGACGGCCTGGACGCCGCAGGTCACTGGGGCTGGATCAACGACGCCTACCGCGGCAACTACGGCGACAACTCGCTGCTGTACTTCAACACCTACCGCAGCGCCCAGCCCGGCAACCCGCTCTACGACAAGGCCCGCACGGGCACGAACGCCAAGGCGGGCGAGGGCTTCTTCGACAGGCTCCGCGCCGACGTCCAGGCGGGCGCCCTCCCCCAGATCTCCTGGATCGCCGCCCCCGAGGCCTTCACGGAGCACTCCAACTGGCCCTCCAACTACGGCGCCTGGTACATCGCCCAGGTCCTGGACGCGCTCACCTCGAACCCCGACGTGTGGGCGCGTACGGCGCTGTTCATCACGTACGACGAGAACGACGGCTTCTTCGACCACGTGGTCCCGCCGTACGTCCCCGCCTCCGCGTCCCAGGGCCTGTCGACCGTCCCGACCGCGCTGGACTACTTCCCCGGGAAGACGGGGTACGTCGCCGGCCCGTACGGGCTCGGCCCGCGCGTCCCCATGCTCGTCGTCTCGCCCTGGTCGAAGGGCGGCTACACCTGCTCCGAGACCTTCGACCACACGTCGATCATCCGCTTCATGGAGCGCCGCTTCGGCGTGCTCGAACCCCAGATCTCGCCCTGGCGCCGGGCCGTGTGCGGCGACCTGACCTCCGCGTTCGACTTCACGCGCACGGACCCGCAGGCCGCGCCGCTGCCGCCGACCGACGGCTACTACCCGCCGGACCGCGAACGCCACCCCGACTTCCTGGCGACGGCTCCGGCGGTCGGCACGATGCCGCGGCAGGAACGGGGCACCAAGCCCACCCGCCCGCTGAAGTACGCCCCGTACGTCGACGGCGCCGCCGACACGACCGCCGGCACCTACCGCCTCACCTTCAGCGGCGGCCCCTCGGCGGGCGCCCAGTTCTACGTGACATCGGCGAACCGCACGGACGCGCCGTGGACGTACACGACGGAAGCGGCCAAGTCCCTCTCGGACACCTGGAACACCAAGTACTCCAAGGGCCTCACCGACCTCACGGTCCACGGCCCCAACGGCTTCCTCCGCCGCTTCCGCTCCCCCGGCAAGACCCCCCTGCCAGAAGTCCGGGCCCGTCACGACGCCACGACCGGCAACCTGACCCTGACCTTCACCAACCCCGGCACCACGACGACGGTCACGCTCACCAACGCCTACGCGGGGGGCCCGACGACCCTCACGCTCCCGAAGGGCACGACGGTCACCCACACCCTGGACCTCACCGCCTCCGCCCGCTGGTACGACGTCACCCTCACCACCCCGTCCTCCGCGGACTACCTCCGCCGCCTGGCGGGCCACGTGGAGACGGGAGCGGCGGGGGTGTCGGACCCGGGGATCCTGACCTACTGA
- a CDS encoding nucleotide disphospho-sugar-binding domain-containing protein gives MRVLFTGPAAAGHLFPMIPTAQALRAVGHEVLFAGSQPLDRLREAGFPIVEIGDGRDIREVFQEATGEEARYVAPELTSDQILDRAAHAFSLASRPTVDGLLETAEGWGADLLVHDSFQAAAPLVAAKLKIPSVIQNFGVTSGLDMARRLAGHFTEAYERYGVAGPAEATALDIIPASLGGDRGSLRMRYLPYNGGGTVPAALLRRGSRPRVVVTLGTVLTEVDGVSAIVRLTEAAASVDAEFLLAVGDADLAPLGALPDNVRPLPWVPLAELLTAADALIHHGGSGTMLTALQAGLPQLLLPQGADHFINADALTATGAALRSTAEEVDTPLLTRLLTGPALREAAARLRAENAALPSPAQTVPALEALAAA, from the coding sequence GTGCGCGTACTGTTCACCGGCCCGGCAGCGGCCGGCCACCTCTTCCCGATGATCCCGACCGCGCAGGCGCTGCGTGCCGTCGGCCACGAGGTGCTGTTCGCGGGCTCGCAGCCGCTGGACCGGCTCCGCGAGGCGGGCTTCCCGATCGTCGAGATCGGGGACGGCCGCGACATCCGGGAGGTGTTCCAGGAGGCCACCGGCGAGGAGGCGCGCTATGTCGCCCCGGAGCTGACCTCGGACCAGATCCTGGACCGGGCGGCCCACGCCTTCTCGCTCGCCTCCCGCCCGACGGTCGACGGCCTGCTGGAGACCGCCGAGGGATGGGGCGCCGACCTGCTGGTCCACGACTCCTTCCAGGCCGCCGCCCCGCTGGTCGCGGCCAAGCTCAAGATCCCTTCGGTGATCCAGAACTTCGGCGTCACCTCCGGCCTCGACATGGCCCGCCGGCTCGCGGGCCACTTCACCGAGGCGTACGAGAGGTACGGCGTGGCCGGTCCGGCCGAGGCGACGGCGCTCGACATCATCCCCGCCTCGCTCGGCGGCGACCGGGGGAGCCTGCGGATGCGCTACCTCCCCTACAACGGCGGCGGCACCGTCCCCGCCGCACTGCTGCGGCGCGGCAGCCGGCCGCGGGTCGTGGTCACGCTGGGCACGGTGCTCACGGAGGTGGACGGCGTCAGCGCCATCGTCCGCCTGACGGAGGCCGCGGCGTCGGTGGACGCGGAGTTCCTGCTCGCCGTCGGCGACGCCGACCTCGCTCCGCTGGGCGCTCTTCCGGACAACGTCCGCCCGCTGCCGTGGGTGCCGCTCGCCGAGCTGCTGACGGCCGCGGACGCGCTGATCCACCACGGCGGTTCGGGCACGATGCTCACCGCGCTCCAGGCGGGGCTGCCCCAGCTGCTCCTGCCCCAGGGGGCCGACCACTTCATCAACGCCGACGCGCTGACCGCGACCGGGGCGGCCCTGCGCTCCACCGCCGAGGAGGTCGACACCCCGCTCCTGACCCGCCTCCTCACCGGCCCGGCCCTGCGCGAGGCCGCCGCCCGCCTGCGGGCGGAGAACGCCGCCCTGCCGTCCCCGGCGCAGACGGTCCCGGCGCTGGAGGCTCTGGCCGCCGCCTGA
- a CDS encoding MFS transporter, whose translation MSAPAPADAAAERKGRRLFADLTPLRTSPDYRRLWFGNTVTWVGQGMTTLAISLQVYDITRSPFSVGLVGLFTLVPLVVFGLYGGAIADTVDRRKLGLASSTGLAVLSIALATAAFAGFHRVWFLYGIVALQAVCAALNAPARSAMIPRLLPAEQLPAANALNSMTTTFGTLVGPSIGGLVVGLAGYQTAYLIDAIAFSASLYAMWRLPSMLPDRTGTKRASVLDGLRFLATRPNLRMTFFSDFCAMILAHPRALFPVVAVVWYGGDARTAGLLVAAPACGALLGGVLSGWQGRIRHHGQAILLAVACWGTAIAVFGLTRNLWLGLLLLAVAGYSDTVSMIFRNTMMQVAAPDEMRGRLQGVFIVVVAGGPRLGDFLAGSVADLTSPTVAITGGGLACVLAIGLLALYGKGFRRYDARNPTA comes from the coding sequence GTGAGCGCCCCCGCCCCGGCCGACGCCGCAGCCGAACGCAAGGGCCGCAGGCTCTTCGCCGACCTCACCCCGCTCCGTACCTCGCCCGACTACCGGCGCCTGTGGTTCGGGAACACCGTCACCTGGGTCGGCCAGGGCATGACCACCCTCGCCATCTCCCTCCAGGTCTACGACATCACCCGCTCGCCGTTCTCCGTCGGCCTGGTCGGGCTCTTCACCCTCGTCCCGCTGGTCGTCTTCGGCCTGTACGGCGGTGCCATCGCCGACACGGTCGACCGCCGCAAGCTCGGCCTGGCCAGCTCCACGGGCCTGGCCGTGCTCTCCATCGCGCTCGCCACGGCCGCCTTCGCCGGCTTCCACCGGGTCTGGTTCCTCTACGGGATCGTCGCCCTCCAAGCGGTCTGCGCCGCGCTCAACGCGCCCGCCCGCAGTGCGATGATCCCCCGGCTCCTGCCCGCCGAGCAGCTGCCCGCCGCCAACGCGCTCAACTCGATGACCACCACCTTCGGCACGCTCGTCGGCCCCAGCATCGGCGGCCTCGTCGTCGGTCTGGCCGGCTATCAGACCGCGTACCTCATCGACGCGATCGCCTTCTCGGCCTCCCTCTACGCGATGTGGCGCCTGCCGTCGATGCTGCCGGACCGCACCGGCACCAAGCGGGCCTCCGTCCTCGACGGACTGCGCTTCCTCGCCACCCGCCCCAACCTGCGGATGACCTTCTTCTCCGACTTCTGCGCGATGATCCTCGCCCACCCCCGGGCGCTGTTCCCGGTCGTCGCCGTCGTCTGGTACGGCGGCGACGCCCGCACCGCCGGACTCCTCGTCGCCGCACCGGCGTGCGGAGCCCTGCTGGGAGGGGTGCTCTCCGGCTGGCAGGGCCGGATCCGCCACCACGGGCAGGCGATCCTGCTCGCCGTGGCCTGCTGGGGCACCGCGATCGCCGTCTTCGGCCTCACGCGCAACCTCTGGCTCGGGCTGTTGCTGCTCGCCGTCGCCGGGTACTCCGACACCGTCTCGATGATCTTCCGGAACACGATGATGCAGGTCGCCGCTCCGGACGAGATGCGGGGCCGGCTCCAGGGCGTCTTCATCGTGGTCGTCGCCGGCGGCCCCAGGCTGGGCGACTTCCTGGCCGGTTCGGTCGCCGACCTCACCTCCCCGACCGTCGCCATCACCGGCGGCGGGCTCGCCTGCGTCCTCGCGATCGGCCTTCTCGCCCTCTACGGCAAGGGCTTTCGGCGGTACGACGCCCGCAACCCCACGGCCTGA
- a CDS encoding MarR family transcriptional regulator yields the protein MDGPTDEDFLRLDNQICFSLHAATRAFNGVYRGALKELGLTYPQYLVMLVLWEHGELPVKGIGDRLRLDSGTLSPLLKRLEAVGYVERRRSTEDERSVTVRVTGEGAALREKALGVPRGIAAATGLDLEEIVELRDRLNALAGRLDAVDPDDVARCVVER from the coding sequence ATGGACGGACCCACCGACGAGGACTTCCTCCGGCTCGACAACCAGATCTGCTTCTCCCTGCACGCCGCCACCCGCGCCTTCAACGGCGTCTACCGCGGCGCCCTGAAGGAGCTCGGCCTCACCTACCCCCAGTACCTGGTGATGCTGGTCCTCTGGGAGCACGGCGAGCTCCCCGTCAAGGGCATCGGCGACCGGCTCCGGCTCGACTCCGGCACCCTGTCGCCGCTGCTGAAACGCCTCGAGGCGGTCGGCTACGTCGAGCGGCGGCGCAGCACCGAGGACGAGCGGTCCGTCACCGTGCGGGTCACCGGCGAGGGCGCCGCGCTCCGTGAGAAGGCCCTCGGCGTGCCGCGCGGGATCGCCGCCGCGACCGGCCTCGACCTGGAGGAGATCGTCGAGCTGCGCGACCGGCTGAACGCCCTCGCAGGCCGACTGGACGCCGTCGACCCCGACGACGTCGCCAGGTGCGTTGTCGAGAGGTGA
- a CDS encoding fasciclin domain-containing protein, whose amino-acid sequence MKIRRTAVAVAAAAALPFSLAACSDSGNDTKAAAPTTAVAEPTSEASTPSEAPMTDDQPFGPACAGVPKEGAGSFDGMAKDPVATAASNNPALSTLVTAVKKAGLVDTLNNAENITVFAPTNDAFAKIPKADLDKVLADKDVLTKVLTYHVVGQKLTPEQLENGSFETLQKGMITTTGAGESYKVNDTANVVCGNVRTANANVYIIDTVLMPK is encoded by the coding sequence ATGAAGATCCGCCGCACCGCCGTCGCCGTCGCCGCAGCAGCCGCGCTGCCCTTCTCCCTGGCCGCGTGCTCCGACTCCGGCAACGACACCAAGGCCGCCGCTCCCACCACCGCGGTCGCGGAGCCGACCTCGGAGGCGAGCACCCCCTCCGAGGCGCCGATGACCGACGACCAGCCCTTCGGCCCGGCCTGCGCCGGCGTGCCGAAGGAGGGCGCGGGATCCTTCGACGGCATGGCCAAGGACCCCGTCGCCACCGCCGCGTCCAACAACCCGGCCCTGTCCACTCTCGTGACCGCCGTCAAGAAGGCCGGCCTGGTCGACACCCTCAACAACGCCGAGAACATCACCGTCTTCGCGCCGACCAACGACGCCTTCGCCAAGATCCCGAAGGCCGACCTCGACAAGGTCCTCGCCGACAAGGACGTGCTCACCAAGGTCCTCACCTACCACGTCGTCGGCCAGAAGCTCACCCCCGAGCAGCTGGAGAACGGCAGCTTCGAGACCCTCCAGAAGGGCATGATCACCACCACCGGCGCCGGCGAGTCCTACAAGGTCAACGACACCGCCAACGTGGTCTGCGGCAACGTCAGGACCGCCAACGCCAACGTCTACATCATCGACACCGTCCTCATGCCCAAGTAG
- the sigK gene encoding ECF RNA polymerase sigma factor SigK: MNQPLPFGADRDGRSAPSDLTEIMGKVARGDKQAFSTLYDALAPLVSGIVLKVVRDRAQSEEVIQEVMIDLWRQAARYRPEAGAVTAWAATIAHRRAVDRVRSAQAATDREQAQAAREHTTAFDEVTEQVETRLESEQVRRCLRGLTELQRQAVTLAYYQGLTYREVSEALRTPLPTIKTRMRDGLIRLRDCMGVTT, translated from the coding sequence GTGAACCAGCCGCTGCCCTTCGGCGCCGACCGCGACGGCCGCTCCGCCCCCAGCGACCTCACCGAGATCATGGGCAAAGTGGCGCGCGGCGACAAGCAGGCCTTCTCCACCCTCTACGACGCCCTGGCCCCCCTGGTCTCCGGCATCGTGCTCAAAGTGGTCCGCGACCGGGCCCAGTCCGAGGAGGTCATCCAAGAGGTCATGATCGACCTGTGGCGGCAGGCCGCCCGGTACCGCCCCGAGGCCGGCGCGGTGACGGCGTGGGCCGCGACGATCGCCCACCGGCGGGCCGTGGACCGGGTCCGCTCCGCCCAGGCCGCCACCGACCGCGAACAGGCCCAGGCCGCCCGCGAGCACACCACCGCCTTCGACGAGGTCACCGAACAGGTCGAGACCCGCCTGGAGTCCGAACAGGTACGCCGCTGCCTGCGCGGCCTGACCGAACTCCAGCGTCAGGCCGTCACCCTGGCCTACTACCAGGGCCTGACCTACCGTGAAGTCTCCGAAGCCCTGCGCACGCCTCTTCCCACCATCAAGACACGCATGCGCGACGGGCTCATCCGGCTCCGCGACTGCATGGGGGTGACCACATGA
- a CDS encoding molybdopterin-dependent oxidoreductase → MQDVSSFRSRLVRAALGALAGLLAAFTALAVAELVAGPVRPAAGPVTVVGGAVVDRTPAAVKDFAIRTFGENDKIVLQLGILVILALIAVGLGVLAVSHRRAGAAGVMLFGLVGAAAALSRPDSTGTGDALPSVAGAVAGALALYVLASEAAPVPAPAGAGGGAWSRRGFLTAAAVTAVAATSAGALGRYFTSRKGRGAVASRENLVLPKPASPAPAVPAGVQLKVPGITAFTTPNSGFYRVDTALTVPKVDAGTWRLRIHGKGVTRPRTYTIDQLLARPLIERDITLTCVSNEVGGPYVGNARWLGVPLADLLEEAGVRPPTKGGRADQLVARSVDGMTLGSPVEDLMDGRDAILAVGMNGEPLPFDHGFPVRMLVPGLYGYVSACKWIEDIELTTFDAYDPYWVKRKWARTAPIKTQSRIDTPKPFARPAAGAVTVAGVAWAQRRGITRVQIRVDDGPWQDADLAAQAGTDTWRQWSYRWNATPGGHNLTVRATDGTGQAQTERRTRTVPDGASGWHSVFVTVP, encoded by the coding sequence ATGCAGGATGTGAGCAGCTTCCGCAGCAGACTCGTCCGCGCCGCACTCGGCGCACTGGCCGGACTCCTGGCCGCGTTCACGGCTCTGGCCGTGGCTGAGCTGGTGGCCGGACCGGTGCGGCCGGCGGCCGGTCCGGTGACGGTGGTGGGCGGAGCGGTGGTCGACCGGACGCCTGCCGCGGTGAAGGACTTCGCGATCCGCACGTTCGGCGAGAACGACAAGATCGTTCTCCAGCTGGGGATCCTCGTGATTCTCGCCCTCATCGCCGTCGGCCTGGGCGTCCTCGCCGTGTCCCATCGGCGCGCCGGTGCTGCGGGGGTGATGCTGTTCGGGCTCGTCGGCGCCGCCGCGGCTCTCAGCCGCCCCGACTCCACCGGCACCGGTGACGCGCTGCCCTCGGTCGCCGGGGCGGTCGCGGGGGCCCTGGCGTTGTACGTGCTGGCGTCCGAAGCCGCCCCCGTTCCTGCGCCGGCTGGCGCGGGAGGCGGGGCGTGGAGCCGGCGTGGGTTCCTCACCGCGGCCGCTGTGACCGCGGTGGCCGCGACCTCGGCCGGCGCGCTGGGCCGGTACTTCACCAGCCGGAAGGGCCGGGGCGCCGTCGCCTCTCGGGAGAACCTGGTGCTTCCCAAGCCTGCCTCCCCAGCCCCAGCCGTCCCGGCCGGTGTCCAGCTGAAGGTGCCCGGCATCACGGCCTTCACCACCCCCAACTCCGGTTTCTACCGCGTCGACACCGCCCTGACCGTGCCGAAGGTCGACGCCGGCACCTGGCGGCTGCGCATCCACGGCAAAGGCGTCACCCGCCCCCGTACCTACACCATCGACCAGCTCCTCGCCCGCCCCCTGATCGAACGCGACATCACCCTCACCTGCGTCTCGAACGAGGTCGGCGGCCCCTACGTCGGCAACGCCCGCTGGCTCGGCGTCCCCCTCGCCGACCTCCTCGAGGAAGCCGGTGTCCGGCCGCCGACGAAGGGCGGCCGGGCGGATCAGCTCGTGGCCCGCTCCGTGGACGGCATGACGCTCGGCTCACCGGTCGAGGACCTGATGGACGGCCGCGACGCCATCCTGGCGGTCGGCATGAACGGCGAGCCGCTCCCCTTCGACCACGGTTTCCCCGTCCGCATGCTCGTCCCCGGCCTCTATGGCTACGTATCGGCCTGCAAGTGGATCGAGGACATCGAACTCACCACGTTCGACGCCTACGACCCCTACTGGGTCAAGCGGAAGTGGGCCCGCACGGCGCCGATCAAGACTCAGTCCCGCATCGACACCCCCAAACCCTTCGCGCGCCCCGCCGCCGGCGCCGTCACCGTCGCCGGCGTCGCCTGGGCCCAGCGCCGCGGCATCACCCGCGTCCAGATCCGCGTCGACGACGGCCCCTGGCAGGACGCTGACCTCGCCGCCCAGGCAGGCACCGACACCTGGCGCCAGTGGTCCTACCGCTGGAACGCCACCCCCGGCGGACACAACCTCACCGTCCGCGCCACCGACGGCACCGGACAGGCCCAGACCGAACGGCGCACCCGGACCGTCCCCGACGGGGCGAGCGGCTGGCACAGCGTCTTCGTCACCGTCCCCTGA